One Deefgea tanakiae genomic region harbors:
- the lgt gene encoding prolipoprotein diacylglyceryl transferase: MLVHPQFDPVAISIYGGFGVHWYGLMYLIGFVLFVMLGRWRIRRGNPPAWRTSEMDDLLFYGVMGVILGGRLGYVLFYKPAFYFANPIDILKVWEGGMAFHGGFLGVLVAMALFARKTNRSFFQVTDFIAPLVPLGLAAGRLGNFINGELWGRVTDAAMPWAMIFPQSQDGLPRHPSQLYQFALEGVLLFVILWGFSAKPRPTGQISALFLIGYGGFRFVAEFAREPDDFLGLLAMNLSMGQLLCLPMILFGIALFFWSSTKKQGV; encoded by the coding sequence ATGTTAGTTCATCCGCAATTTGATCCGGTTGCTATCTCAATTTATGGTGGATTTGGCGTGCATTGGTACGGTCTGATGTACTTAATCGGATTTGTTTTGTTTGTTATGTTGGGGCGTTGGCGCATTCGTCGCGGCAATCCGCCTGCGTGGCGAACCAGTGAAATGGATGACTTGCTGTTTTATGGCGTAATGGGCGTGATATTGGGTGGTCGCCTTGGCTACGTGCTGTTTTATAAGCCCGCTTTCTATTTTGCTAATCCGATTGATATCCTGAAGGTTTGGGAAGGCGGTATGGCTTTCCATGGTGGATTTTTGGGTGTGTTGGTGGCGATGGCTTTGTTCGCACGCAAAACCAACCGCAGCTTTTTTCAGGTCACCGATTTTATTGCGCCCTTGGTTCCGCTCGGTTTGGCGGCAGGGCGATTAGGTAACTTTATTAATGGCGAGTTGTGGGGGCGTGTGACCGATGCCGCAATGCCATGGGCGATGATATTTCCGCAATCACAAGATGGTTTGCCACGTCATCCTTCGCAGTTGTATCAGTTCGCGCTCGAAGGGGTGTTGTTGTTTGTTATTTTGTGGGGCTTTTCGGCTAAGCCGCGTCCAACAGGCCAAATTTCTGCTCTGTTCTTGATTGGCTATGGCGGATTCCGCTTTGTTGCTGAGTTTGCGCGTGAGCCGGATGATTTTTTGGGCTTGCTTGCGATGAATTTGAGTATGGGGCAGTTGCTGTGTCTGCCTATGATTTTATTTGGGATCGCTTTATTTTTCTGGTCTAGCACCAAGAAGCAGGGCGTTTAA
- the ilvD gene encoding dihydroxy-acid dehydratase — MPTYRSRTTTHGRNMAGARALWRATGMKDGDFDKPIIAVCNSFTQFVPGHVHLHNLGQLVAREIEKAGGVAKEFNTIAVDDGIAMGHGGMLYSLPSRDLIADSVEYMVNAHCADAIVCISNCDKITPGMLMASLRLNIPVIFVSGGPMEAGKVDWNGVVRKLDLVDAMVEAADDKVSDEQVAEIERSACPTCGSCSGMFTANSMNCLTEALGLSLPGNGSMLATHGDRKQLFLQAGRTIVDLAKRYYEQDDESVLPRNIATFEAFENAIALDIAMGGSTNTVLHLLAAANEAGVDFKMADIDRMSRKVPCLAKVAPATQKYHMEDVHRAGGVIGILAELDRAGLIHRDVPTVHAKTMGEGLDQWDIVKNSPDSLAHLMYRAAPGGVATTIAFSQSMRWPELDLDRANGCIRNKENAYSQDGGIAVLYGNIAERGCIVKTAGVDESMFEVDQLRYTTSVPTSTIRIFKGPARVYESQDDAVAGILNDEVKAGEVVVIRYEGPKGGPGMQEMLYPTSYLKSKGLGKYCALLTDGRFSGGTSGLSIGHASPEAAEGGTIGLVEQGDIIEIDIATRRIQLMVSDEELATRRAAMNARGKDAWKPVSRERYVSAALRAYAAMTTSADTGAVRDVSQVERKD; from the coding sequence ATGCCAACTTACCGCTCACGCACCACCACCCACGGCCGCAATATGGCCGGCGCCCGCGCTCTTTGGCGCGCCACAGGCATGAAAGACGGTGACTTTGACAAGCCAATCATCGCTGTCTGCAATTCATTTACGCAATTTGTTCCAGGCCACGTGCACTTACACAACCTCGGTCAATTGGTTGCGCGTGAAATCGAAAAAGCAGGCGGTGTCGCCAAAGAATTCAACACCATCGCCGTCGACGACGGTATCGCCATGGGTCATGGCGGTATGCTGTATAGCCTACCAAGCCGAGATTTAATTGCGGATTCAGTGGAATACATGGTCAATGCTCACTGCGCCGACGCGATTGTTTGTATTTCCAACTGTGACAAAATTACCCCTGGCATGTTGATGGCTTCCTTACGCCTCAATATCCCTGTGATTTTCGTTTCTGGCGGTCCAATGGAAGCCGGCAAGGTTGATTGGAACGGTGTAGTTCGTAAACTCGACCTCGTTGATGCGATGGTCGAAGCCGCCGACGACAAAGTCAGCGACGAGCAAGTAGCCGAAATCGAGCGCAGCGCCTGCCCAACCTGTGGCTCTTGCTCTGGCATGTTTACTGCCAACTCAATGAACTGCCTCACCGAAGCGCTAGGTCTTTCACTACCTGGCAATGGCTCGATGCTCGCCACACACGGCGATCGCAAACAACTATTCCTACAAGCCGGCCGCACGATTGTTGATCTCGCTAAACGCTACTACGAGCAAGACGACGAATCCGTACTACCACGCAATATCGCCACTTTTGAAGCGTTTGAAAATGCCATTGCGCTCGACATCGCCATGGGCGGCTCAACCAACACCGTATTACACTTGCTCGCTGCAGCGAACGAAGCCGGCGTCGACTTCAAAATGGCCGACATCGACCGCATGAGCCGTAAAGTACCGTGCCTCGCCAAAGTCGCACCTGCAACGCAAAAATATCATATGGAAGACGTACATCGCGCAGGTGGCGTCATCGGCATCTTGGCCGAACTGGATCGCGCCGGACTGATTCACCGCGACGTACCTACGGTACACGCCAAAACCATGGGCGAAGGACTTGATCAATGGGATATCGTTAAAAACTCACCCGACAGCCTAGCTCACTTGATGTACCGCGCAGCACCGGGCGGCGTCGCAACGACCATCGCCTTTAGCCAAAGCATGCGCTGGCCTGAGCTTGACCTTGACCGCGCGAACGGCTGCATCCGCAACAAAGAAAACGCCTACTCGCAAGACGGCGGCATCGCCGTTCTCTACGGCAACATCGCCGAACGCGGCTGCATCGTCAAAACGGCGGGCGTGGATGAAAGCATGTTTGAGGTCGATCAACTGCGCTACACCACCAGCGTACCAACATCGACCATTCGCATCTTCAAAGGCCCAGCCCGCGTTTACGAAAGCCAAGACGATGCGGTTGCTGGCATTTTGAATGATGAAGTAAAAGCCGGTGAAGTGGTCGTAATTCGCTACGAAGGCCCGAAAGGCGGCCCCGGCATGCAAGAGATGCTCTACCCAACGTCTTACCTGAAATCAAAAGGCTTGGGTAAATACTGCGCCCTACTGACTGACGGTCGCTTCTCTGGCGGCACTTCAGGCCTATCCATTGGTCACGCCAGCCCTGAAGCAGCAGAAGGCGGCACGATCGGCCTCGTTGAACAAGGCGACATCATTGAAATCGACATCGCAACGCGCCGCATTCAGCTCATGGTTAGCGACGAAGAACTCGCCACTCGCCGCGCAGCCATGAATGCCCGTGGCAAAGATGCTTGGAAGCCAGTAAGCCGCGAACGCTACGTGAGCGCAGCGCTACGCGCCTACGCAGCGATGACCACCAGCGCTGACACTGGCGCAGTGCGCGACGTGAGCCAGGTTGAGCGAAAAGATTAA
- a CDS encoding DUF456 domain-containing protein, giving the protein MESLDILIWILGSAMILGGLAGTILPLLPSTPLMFAGMLLLAWHDQFIRIGWPSLVLLVVLMLISCVLDYLAGAMGAKRVGASKEAIWGALIGSIVGIMGGIPGMILGPFLGAAAGEMYARKDVMRAGQVGIASGIGMLLGAIAKVGFALAMLGAFVLAWFI; this is encoded by the coding sequence TTGGAAAGCTTAGACATTTTAATTTGGATACTGGGTAGCGCGATGATACTCGGCGGCTTGGCCGGCACCATCTTGCCGCTACTGCCTTCGACGCCCCTCATGTTTGCCGGCATGCTGCTACTGGCATGGCATGATCAGTTTATTCGTATTGGCTGGCCATCACTGGTACTACTTGTCGTACTGATGCTCATTTCCTGCGTGCTGGATTATTTAGCCGGAGCCATGGGCGCAAAGCGGGTTGGAGCCAGTAAAGAAGCGATTTGGGGCGCATTGATTGGCTCAATCGTCGGCATCATGGGCGGGATTCCTGGCATGATTCTAGGGCCATTCTTGGGTGCCGCCGCCGGTGAGATGTACGCTCGTAAAGACGTGATGCGCGCAGGTCAAGTGGGCATCGCTAGCGGGATTGGCATGCTGTTAGGCGCGATTGCCAAAGTCGGTTTTGCATTAGCGATGCTAGGCGCTTTTGTATTAGCTTGGTTTATTTAA
- the corA gene encoding magnesium/cobalt transporter CorA: MAKHGRKPADLSRRKRVKAHLAADKAGAAPGTMQYVGHKAANPTLATLIEFGPENADFLETTFDDLESGREYQPKYPTLWLNVHGLENHKLLKLIGLRFKLHPLVLEDILNTQQRPKVEQYGEYLFITARLVSMDEDGQLGSEQVSIIVGRGFVLTFQEKPTGTFASIRETLRTSESQIRKLGPDYLVYSLLDKLVDRYFLVLEQLGERSENLDEAINASPSPEQMTEVQDMRRSLQYIKRSLWPMREVLNTLQRDEADFFHSETQLYLRDVYDHTVQLIETVESLREMAGGLQEMYLSLQSQRLNEQMRMLTVITTIFMPLTLIAGIYGMNFDNMPELHWAGGYYAVLGLMGAIAMLLSLFFWLRRWV, from the coding sequence ATGGCAAAACATGGGCGTAAACCTGCAGATTTGTCCCGTCGCAAACGCGTAAAAGCGCATCTTGCTGCCGACAAGGCGGGCGCAGCACCTGGTACGATGCAATATGTCGGCCATAAAGCCGCAAATCCTACCTTGGCCACCTTGATCGAATTTGGCCCTGAAAATGCCGATTTTCTGGAAACCACCTTTGATGATCTCGAATCAGGCCGTGAGTACCAGCCAAAATATCCAACGCTTTGGCTCAACGTTCATGGGCTAGAAAATCACAAGCTACTTAAGCTGATTGGGCTGCGCTTCAAGCTGCACCCTTTGGTACTCGAAGACATTCTTAATACCCAGCAACGTCCTAAAGTTGAGCAATACGGCGAATATTTATTTATTACAGCTCGCCTAGTCAGTATGGATGAGGATGGCCAGCTTGGTAGCGAGCAGGTCAGTATTATCGTTGGCCGTGGTTTTGTATTGACCTTCCAGGAAAAACCCACCGGTACTTTTGCTTCAATTCGTGAAACCTTGCGCACCAGTGAATCGCAAATCCGTAAATTGGGTCCTGATTATCTGGTTTATTCTCTGTTGGATAAGTTGGTCGATCGTTATTTCTTGGTGCTGGAGCAATTGGGCGAGCGTAGTGAAAATCTAGACGAAGCCATTAATGCATCGCCGTCACCAGAGCAAATGACAGAAGTCCAAGATATGCGCCGCTCACTGCAATACATCAAGCGCAGTCTGTGGCCGATGCGTGAGGTACTCAATACCCTGCAACGCGACGAGGCGGATTTTTTCCATAGCGAAACGCAGCTTTATCTGCGCGATGTTTATGATCACACAGTACAGTTAATTGAAACGGTGGAGTCATTGCGTGAAATGGCGGGAGGCTTACAAGAAATGTACTTGTCTTTGCAATCGCAGCGCTTGAACGAACAAATGCGCATGTTGACGGTGATTACGACGATCTTTATGCCGTTGACTCTGATTGCGGGTATTTACGGCATGAATTTTGACAATATGCCAGAGCTGCATTGGGCGGGGGGCTACTACGCCGTGCTGGGGTTGATGGGGGCAATTGCAATGTTGTTGAGTTTATTTTTCTGGTTACGCCGTTGGGTATGA
- the ppx gene encoding exopolyphosphatase, protein MSDCSVIAAVDLGSNSFRLQVARVVEGSLFPLDSLKETVRLGAGLDAYGCLTQAAIDEMVEALGRFGERLAGLPPQCVRAVATNTFRIARNSADFLPQAEAALGFPIEIIAGREEARLIYIGAAHSLPSTKERRLVVDIGGGSTELIIGSQYRSFSTESIQLGCVGWSARYFPDGIITRERMEAAELAARGAFLPLVPTFYSGEWQRAIGTSGTARSLADILELNDLSALGITREGLAALREKMLAAGHIDQLQLNGLRDDRRPVLPGGFAIMHAAFDMLGIERMSITYGALRDGVLYDLVQRQTQYDVRDRTVDFFQRRYHVDGPQAYRVSQLAAALFDSLRGETQSEDAVLARNLTMAAALHEVGRSIAHASYHKHSAYILQYADMPGFSRREQIWLSRLVLAHAGSLNKLANLEIKPAEWDAILCLRLAVLFYRARLDEAPSLGLLSHSADGYCFELDALWLEAHPLTLYALNEEMKAWQNMGVNLQICPVANA, encoded by the coding sequence ATGAGCGACTGTTCTGTCATTGCCGCTGTTGATCTCGGCTCCAACAGCTTTCGCCTACAAGTTGCTCGGGTCGTTGAAGGTTCTTTGTTTCCCCTTGATTCTCTGAAAGAAACTGTCCGCTTAGGGGCGGGTCTGGATGCGTACGGTTGTCTTACGCAAGCAGCGATCGATGAAATGGTCGAAGCGTTGGGGCGGTTTGGTGAGCGGCTGGCTGGTCTGCCTCCGCAATGCGTGCGAGCCGTTGCCACCAATACCTTCCGTATCGCGAGAAATAGCGCTGACTTTTTACCGCAGGCCGAAGCCGCCTTGGGTTTTCCGATTGAAATCATTGCTGGGCGCGAGGAAGCGCGACTGATTTACATCGGCGCTGCGCACAGCCTGCCTAGCACCAAAGAGCGACGCTTGGTCGTCGATATCGGCGGCGGCTCGACTGAACTCATTATTGGCAGCCAATATCGCTCGTTTAGCACCGAAAGTATTCAGTTGGGTTGCGTCGGCTGGAGCGCCCGCTATTTCCCTGATGGCATCATTACACGCGAACGAATGGAAGCCGCAGAGCTAGCCGCGCGCGGTGCATTTTTGCCGCTAGTGCCGACTTTCTATTCGGGAGAGTGGCAGCGTGCGATTGGTACATCGGGTACTGCGCGTTCATTAGCCGATATTTTAGAACTCAATGATTTATCCGCGCTGGGGATTACCCGTGAGGGGTTGGCGGCCTTACGTGAAAAAATGCTGGCCGCAGGCCATATTGATCAATTGCAACTCAATGGCCTGCGCGATGATCGACGCCCAGTATTGCCGGGCGGTTTTGCGATTATGCATGCTGCTTTTGACATGCTGGGTATTGAGCGGATGTCGATTACCTATGGCGCGCTACGCGATGGGGTGCTGTATGACTTGGTGCAACGCCAAACGCAATATGATGTGCGTGACCGTACGGTAGACTTTTTTCAGCGTCGCTACCATGTCGATGGCCCGCAGGCTTATCGTGTTTCACAACTGGCAGCTGCTTTGTTTGATAGTTTGCGCGGTGAAACGCAAAGTGAAGATGCTGTGTTGGCGCGGAATTTAACCATGGCTGCTGCTTTGCACGAAGTAGGGCGCTCCATTGCGCACGCCAGTTATCACAAGCATTCGGCGTATATTTTGCAATATGCTGATATGCCTGGTTTTTCCCGCCGAGAGCAAATTTGGTTGTCGCGCTTGGTCTTGGCGCACGCAGGCAGTTTAAATAAACTCGCGAATTTAGAAATTAAGCCCGCCGAATGGGATGCAATTTTGTGTCTGCGCTTGGCAGTGTTGTTTTATCGTGCACGCCTTGATGAGGCGCCGTCACTCGGCCTGTTATCGCACAGTGCCGATGGCTATTGCTTCGAGCTGGACGCCCTCTGGCTAGAGGCGCATCCGCTCACCTTATATGCCTTGAATGAGGAAATGAAAGCATGGCAAAACATGGGCGTAAACCTGCAGATTTGTCCCGTCGCAAACGCGTAA
- the phoU gene encoding phosphate signaling complex protein PhoU, producing MSEHISKQFDADLEAIRSQVMGMAGLVEEQVRLAMQALASGDIEIIDKVMAQEATVNEMHVKLDDMCVHMIARRQPAATDLRMVMTVIKSVEDLESIGDKAYRICKRAKNIYESGRLQVPRFHDLNHIADLALDMLSNALDSFARMDAVTASEVIRSDAQLDQEYQALHRQLITVMMEDPRSITLILDILWVAKAIEKIGDLAVNVAEHVIYLVKGQDIRHKTQAEVDAVALK from the coding sequence ATGTCAGAACATATTTCAAAGCAGTTTGATGCCGACTTAGAAGCCATTCGCTCACAAGTCATGGGCATGGCCGGTTTGGTCGAAGAACAAGTCCGTTTAGCAATGCAAGCTTTGGCTTCTGGCGATATCGAAATTATCGACAAAGTAATGGCGCAAGAAGCAACCGTGAATGAAATGCACGTGAAGCTTGATGATATGTGCGTGCATATGATTGCGCGTCGCCAACCCGCTGCCACCGATTTGCGTATGGTGATGACCGTCATCAAATCAGTCGAAGACTTGGAAAGTATTGGCGATAAAGCCTATCGCATCTGCAAACGTGCGAAAAACATTTACGAATCAGGTCGCTTGCAAGTGCCACGTTTTCACGATCTGAATCACATCGCTGATTTGGCTTTGGATATGTTGAGTAATGCATTGGATTCGTTTGCGCGCATGGACGCGGTAACCGCATCAGAAGTGATTCGTTCTGATGCGCAATTAGACCAAGAGTACCAAGCCCTGCATCGTCAATTGATTACCGTGATGATGGAAGATCCACGCTCAATCACGTTGATTTTGGATATCTTGTGGGTGGCCAAAGCCATTGAGAAGATTGGTGATTTGGCGGTGAATGTGGCTGAGCATGTCATTTATTTGGTGAAAGGCCAAGATATTCGCCATAAAACTCAGGCCGAAGTGGATGCAGTGGCATTGAAATAA
- the rpiA gene encoding ribose-5-phosphate isomerase RpiA, with the protein MTQNELKEAVGRAAIAYVPDNCIVGVGTGSTANYFIDALAEIKGRIQGAVSSSEASVARLKSHGIPVFDLNTIDELPVYVDGADEINHQLQMVKGGGAALTREKIIAAVAEKFICICDESKLVDVLGAFPLPVEVIPMARSHVAREIVKLGGHPAYREGVITDNGNIIIDVHGLSISQASELETKLNQIVGVVTNGLFAHRRADVLLLGTASGVKTIK; encoded by the coding sequence ATGACGCAAAATGAATTGAAAGAAGCTGTTGGCCGCGCTGCGATTGCTTATGTTCCAGATAATTGTATCGTTGGTGTTGGTACAGGTTCGACTGCTAATTATTTTATTGATGCTTTGGCGGAAATTAAGGGCCGTATTCAAGGTGCGGTATCTTCATCAGAAGCCAGCGTCGCCCGTTTGAAGTCACACGGTATTCCTGTATTTGATTTAAATACCATTGATGAATTGCCCGTGTATGTCGATGGTGCCGATGAAATCAATCATCAATTGCAAATGGTCAAAGGCGGTGGCGCAGCGTTGACGCGGGAAAAAATCATCGCCGCCGTGGCTGAAAAATTCATTTGTATTTGCGACGAGAGCAAATTGGTTGATGTGCTGGGCGCATTCCCTTTGCCAGTCGAAGTGATCCCGATGGCTCGTTCACATGTCGCGCGTGAAATAGTTAAATTAGGCGGTCATCCTGCTTATCGTGAAGGCGTGATTACTGATAATGGCAATATCATCATTGATGTGCATGGCTTATCGATCAGTCAAGCTTCAGAATTAGAAACTAAACTCAATCAAATCGTCGGTGTCGTCACCAATGGTTTGTTTGCCCATCGTCGTGCTGATGTACTGTTGCTTGGCACTGCTAGCGGCGTAAAAACGATTAAATAA
- a CDS encoding MarC family protein encodes MESQTFLSAFILLLLVTDPLGGIPLFVAMMKKVPPARRWRMIAREVSVAFVVLLLFMVFGQKFLQVMHLSQTSLGIAGGVILFLIALRMVFPHPDGVFGDSSEGEPYIVPLAIPLLAGPSALATVLLLVSRDPERLWGWVGALALTMVVCALTLAFSEKISQVLGEQVTTAFERLMGLILTAIAVQMLLDGIRQYLASL; translated from the coding sequence ATGGAATCGCAAACTTTTCTCTCCGCATTTATCTTACTGCTCTTGGTGACAGATCCCTTGGGCGGTATTCCTTTATTCGTCGCCATGATGAAGAAAGTGCCGCCAGCACGACGTTGGCGCATGATTGCGCGTGAGGTGAGCGTCGCCTTTGTCGTGCTATTGCTGTTCATGGTCTTTGGGCAAAAGTTTCTGCAAGTGATGCATCTATCGCAAACTTCATTGGGGATTGCTGGCGGTGTGATTTTGTTTTTGATTGCACTGCGGATGGTGTTTCCGCATCCCGATGGCGTGTTTGGTGATAGCAGCGAGGGTGAACCCTATATTGTGCCGCTGGCGATTCCGCTTTTGGCGGGGCCATCGGCTTTGGCGACGGTCTTGCTCTTGGTGTCGCGTGATCCTGAGCGGCTTTGGGGGTGGGTGGGGGCTTTGGCGCTGACGATGGTGGTTTGTGCGCTGACCTTGGCATTTTCAGAAAAAATCTCCCAGGTTTTGGGCGAGCAAGTTACTACTGCCTTTGAGCGCTTAATGGGTTTGATTTTGACGGCCATTGCCGTGCAAATGTTGCTGGATGGCATACGCCAATATTTAGCGTCGCTCTAA